In Polyangia bacterium, the genomic stretch CGAGGAGATCCGCTACATCGCCGAGATCGAGCACATGCCCATCCGCGCGGTGATCGAACGCCTGGTGGTGGCCGGTCTCGATTCGATCCCCGGCGGCGGCGCCGAAGTGCTGGACGACGAGATCCGCCACAAGATCTCGCCGCTCAAGTGCACGACGGACACCTGGATGGAGGTGATGCGCGAAGGCCACGCCCTGGGCCTGCGCACCACCGCGACCATGGTCTTTGGCTTCGGCGAGACGCCGCGCCATCTGACCAATCACTGGGAGACGCTGCGTACGCTGCAAGATCGCACCGCCGGCTTCACCGCCTTCATCTGCTGGCCGTTTCAAGCCGAGGGGACTCGTTTGAAATTGCGCGATGACACCACGGCCATGCGCTATCTGCGAGTGTTCGCCCTGTCGCGGCTTTACCTGGATAACTTTCCCAGCCTGCAAGTGTCGTGGCCAACCATGGGCCCGGAAGTCGGCCAGGTGGGCCTGCGCTTCGGCGGCAACGATTTCGGCTCGGCGATGATCGAGGAGAACGTCGTCTCGCAAGCGGGCGCCGTCTTCAGCCTGGGCGCCGAGGACATCGAACGATACGTGCGCGCGGCGGGCTTTGAACCACGCCGCCGCAACATGCGCTACGAACGGCTGGCCGGGAACTAACGCCCGCGCCGTTTCTGGAACCACCGACGATGATGCCTGCGCCGTTTGCTCCTTCGCCTGCACCCGCGTCGACGTTGCCCGTCGCCCGCCTGGTGAGCGCGCGCTGGATCTTTCCCATCACCCGACCGCCCATCGCCGATGGCGCCGTGGCCCTGGACGCCGCCGACACCGTGGTCGACGTCGGGCCGCGCGCCGAGGTGGTGGGCAGATTCCCCGCGGCGCCCGAAGATCGCGCCGAGGGCGTGGTGCTTCCGGGCCTGATCAACGCGCACGCGCACCTTGAACTGTCAGCCCTGGCCGGTCAGGTGGCAGGTGGCCAGGGTCTGATCGCCTGGGCCGCCGCGGTCATGCAAGCGCGCGCCGGCATCGATCGCGCTGCCACGCGCGCCGCCGCCGCCAGCGCCGCCAGCGTCGCCGTCCGCCACGGCACCGCCGCCGTGGGCGACGTGGCCAACAGCCTGGATTCGGTCGGCGCCATCGCCGCCGCCGGTCTGCGCGGGATGGTCTTTCACGAACTGCTGGGCTCGCGCGAGGCGCGCACCGGCGACGCGCTGGCCGACGCCGCCCGGGAGCTCGGCGACCTCACCGTCGAGAGCGGCCCCTGGCCGGCCGGTCTGGCCTATGCGCCCGCGCCGCACGCGCCCTACTCTGCCGGCGCCGATCTTTTGCGCCGCATCTTCGCCGCGGCCGCCCGCACCGGCCTGCCGACCTCGATCCACGTCGGCGAAGATCCCGACGAGATCGCCCTCCTGCGCGACGGCAGCGGCCGCTGGCCCGCCGTGCTGGCGGCGATGGACGTGGCCCCCGGATCGCGCGTGCCGCACTCGACCCCGCTCGCCTATCTCGATGCGCTGGGGGCCTTCGCGGCGCCGTCGCCACCGCTGCTGGTGCACATGGTCCACGCCGACGACGACGAGCGCCGCCTGGCCCACGACGCTGGCGCGACGGTGGTTTTGTGCCCACGCTCGAACCTGCACATCGGCGGCGTGCTGGCGGACGTGCCGGCGTTGCTGGGTGAAGGCGTGGCGTTGGCCCTCGGCACCGATAGCTTGGCGTCGGCGGATGATCTGTCGCTGTGGGCGGAGATGGCTACGCTGCACGCGCATTTCCCGTCGCTGCCGGCGACGGTGTGGCTCTCCGCCGCCACCCGCGGCGGCGCCGAGGCGTTGTGCCTTCCCGCCTGCGGCGCCATCGCCGCTGGCAAACGTCCCGGTCTGCTGGACGTGTTGATCGAAGACTATCAACAACCGCTGGAATCACTGGTGCGCGATCCGCAGCCCTGCCTGCGGTGGATGGCGCGCGCATGACCGCGGTGGCCGGCCCCGACGATCCGCAGCGACCGCGCGCCACCGCCGTCGGTCAGGCGGTGACGTTCGGGCGGATGATCAAGTTCAGCCACACCATCTTCGCCTTGCCGTTCGCGCTGGCGGCGGCGGCGATTGCCGCGCGGGGCATTGGCCTGCCGCTGCCCCGCCTTTTGGCGATCACCTTGGCCATGGCCGGGGCGCGCACGGCGGCGATGGGCTTTAACCGAATCGTCGACCGGCACCTCGACGCCCGCAACCCGCGCACCGCCGGCCGCGAGCTGCCCGCCGGCAAGGTGTCGCTGCACGCCGCCTGGGCGCTGACGTTGTCCAGCGCGGCGCTGTTCGTCGGCGCCGCCGCTTACCTGGGGCCGTTGTGCCTGGCCCTGTCGCCGGTGGCGCTGGGCTTGCTGTTTGGTTATTCGTTCACCAAACGGTTCACCTTTCTGTGTCATCTGTTCTTGGGGCTGGCCATCGCGTCAGGGCCGGCCGGCGCCTGGATCGCGGTGCGCGGCGATTTCACGGCGGCGCCGGCGCTGCTGATGGTGGCGGTGGCCACCTGGATAGGCGGCTTCGACATTCTCTATGCGATCTCCGACGCCGATTTCGATCGCTTGGCGGGGCTGCATTCGATCCCGGCGCGCTTCGGGGTGAAATCGTCGCTGCTGATCTCGGCGGCGTTGCACGTGCTCACCGTCGCAGCGTTGATCGCGCTGGCCATCGTCGCCGGCCTGGGCGTTCCGTTCTTGATCGGGGTGGGGATCGTGCTGGCCCTCCTGATCGGCGAGCACGCCATCGTGACGCCCAACGACCTGTCGCGCCTCAATGTCGCCTTCTTCAGCTTGAACGGTTACGTGTCGGTGATTTTCCTGGCCGCCACGTTGATCGACATCTTCGTCCGCTGACCGCCGCCTCTTTGACCTTCGGCGGCGCCGAGGGTCAAGTTTGCTGCCTTCTGGCCGTTCTCTGTAATTGCCATGAAATTGCGCCCGTTCTTTGCCATTGGTGGCTTTCTTTTGATTGCGGGTCAGGCGCGCGCCGAATCGCCACCCGTCGATCGACTACCCGAACCGACCATCGCCGCGGCGGGCGCCGAGGGTGACTACTTGCGCGCCATCCACCACCAGGTTCACCGCCGCTGGGCGGAGAACTTCATCCGCCTGGCCGGCGAGACCTTGCCGGCCACCGATCGGGTGAACGATCTCACCCGCGCCGTGGAAGACGAACTGGTGATCGGCGCCGACGGGCAGATCATCTCGACGAAGCTGACCACGCCGTCGGGCTTCGCCGGCTTCGATGACGCCGTGGGCGATGTGCTTCGCGACAGCGCTCCGTTTCCTAAGCCGCCCGTCGACCTGCTGTCCGACGACGACGCCGTGCACATCCGCTGGACGTTCGCTCGCGATCAGCGCCGCTGCTCCCAGCTCGCTCTCGAGCGGGCGCAAGATCCGCTGGAGATCGCCGCGCCCAAGCTGCTGCGCAAAAATCGCCAGGCCGAACTGTTCAATCGCGCCAGCGCGGCCGTCGCCGCCGGACTGCCGGTCGAAAGCGTGGTCGGCGCCGTGGCCAAGGCATGGATGCCCGCCAATCTGGCCGGCGCCCACCCGTCGGGGCGCGTGGCCCGCGCGCTGGCAGAGACCGGTGATCGGGCCGCGATCAAATGGCTACAAGCCGCCGTCACCCAGCCCGCCACGGCCGGCGAAGTGGGCGAGGCGCTGTCAGCGGCCAAGGTGCGGGTGTGCCCGCTGGTGAAAAAGACCCTGGGCGGGGCCACCGTCGCCGAACAAGAGCCGGCAGCCCGGGCCCTGAAGAACGCCGGCGAACCGGACTGCGCACCAGAGTTGGTCAAGCTGTTGCAAAATCCCAAGGCCCGCATCGAAGCGCGCGTCGCCGCCGCTGTGGCCCTGGGCCCGATCACCGACGACGCCGGCCACAAGGCGCTGGCCGCCGCGGCCAAAGACGATCCGTCACCGGCCGTGCGCGGGGCCGCCATGCTGGCCGGCATTCGCCCTGGCGCCGGCCGCGGCAAGGTGGTGGCGATGGTGGCATTCCTGCGCGATCCGGCACCCGACGTCCGCGCTGCTGCCGCCGGCGGGATCATCCGCGCCGGCGGTGACACCGACCTCGCCGATCTGTATGTGCTGTTCAAGGACAATGACCCGCGCGCTGCGGAATCGGTGGCCCGCGAGCTGGATCGCGTGCGCACCGAGGAGGCGACCAAATTTCTGGTACGCCTGCTCAAACGCCCGCAGGCTTCGGTGCAGCTTCTGGCCGCCCAGATGTTGATCAAGCGCCACGCCGTCTCTTCGTTCGCGGCGCTGAAACCGTTTTTGGATCCGACGACCGAGCCCACCTTGCGGGCGCGCGCGTTGGTGGCGGCTGACGCTCCCGTGCTCGCGGCGATGGCCAATCCCGGCGACGGACCCGGCAACGATCCCAACGGCGCCGGCGTGGCCGCCTACCGTGCCTATCTTGGCCGGGGCGAGCGCGATCTGGCCGGCGCCTGGTGGGTCGGGCACGCGGCGATGTTGTCGCCCGACAATCAAACCGAGACGCTGTTGGACTGGATCGCCACCCGCGATGGCGGCGCGCCGATGGCCCGGGGTGGAGGCACCGCGACTGCCCAGGGGTACCACGAAAAGTGAGACGGTCGTCGGGGAACCCCGACGCGGCGGTCAACTAAGATTCCGCGCCGTTCGAATAACCATGTTAGCGTCCTCCAATTGACGGGCGTGGATCCATCGTTCATGTCGGATCGCCGTCGAGTCAGGCTGTGCTAGACGCAGACGCCGCCGCTGACCGCAACGAACGATCCAATCGCGGGCGCGTCTGGCTGGCGGAGGGCGCGCTGGTTGCCGCCGTATTGTTGGAAGCATTCTTGCCCGCCCGGGCGTTCGGTCTGCGGCTCAGCGCGCCGGACGCGGCGATTCTGACCGGCGTGGTCGCTTCAGGCCTGGCCATCGTGCGCGGAGGCTATTCGCTGCTGGCGACCTGGCTGCCACGGCGGGCCGGCCTTTTTGCGGCGCCTGCGCTGCTGGTGGCGACGGTGGCGGTGGTGGCGATCGGTGGGATGTGGCACGGGCCGCCTCATTACGCCTTGGTCACGGCAACGGCGCTGGGCCTGTCATCGGTGGGTTTTCTTTCCTGGTTCGCCGCGCCTGGCGCGGCGGCCTGGCGGCGCCTGACCGGGGCGCTGACGGTGGCGATGGCGTTCGCCTTCATCTTGGTGCTGGTTGATTTGAACGCACTGTCATTGTTCCCGCGGCATGTCCCGGTGCTGGCCGCGATCATCGCCGTCACCTGGCTGGCAGGGGCGCTGGCGATCATGCCGCCGCTACCGGCGGCCAGAGCGAGGCAGATCCTTTCGCTCGGCGGCGTGACGGCGACGCTGTGTTTGGTGCTGGCGCCGGCGACGACGGCGCGCGTGGCCGGCTACTTGCGCCGCCAGTCTGAACTGGGAGCCCTGCTGGCGCCGGTCTCCTGGGTGCGCGGTGTCAGCGCCGACGCGTATCTCACCTGGGGAAACGATCTCTGCCCCAGCGTGCCGCAACGTCCGGTGATGGTCGCCGGGCGGCCAAACGGCCTGAACGTCTTGTTCATCACCATCGATACCTTGCGCCGCGATCTGTACCTGCCGGCCGGACAGACCATGGCCGCGGCGTATCCCAATTTGGCGGCGGTGGCCAAAGACGGCTGCCAGTATCAGAACGTTCGTTCGGTCGGCGCGTCCACCCACCTGGCCATGCCGGCGCTGTACAACGGAACGCTGGCCTGGACAACGATGGAACGTCCGCTGCTGTCGGCGCTGGCTGATCGCGCGCAGATGCACGGGCGGGTCTTCGGCGGCCTGTGGCAGATCTCGAAGTACGCCGGGTTGCCGGACGGCGCGGGTGGTGGCG encodes the following:
- a CDS encoding amidohydrolase family protein; the protein is MMPAPFAPSPAPASTLPVARLVSARWIFPITRPPIADGAVALDAADTVVDVGPRAEVVGRFPAAPEDRAEGVVLPGLINAHAHLELSALAGQVAGGQGLIAWAAAVMQARAGIDRAATRAAAASAASVAVRHGTAAVGDVANSLDSVGAIAAAGLRGMVFHELLGSREARTGDALADAARELGDLTVESGPWPAGLAYAPAPHAPYSAGADLLRRIFAAAARTGLPTSIHVGEDPDEIALLRDGSGRWPAVLAAMDVAPGSRVPHSTPLAYLDALGAFAAPSPPLLVHMVHADDDERRLAHDAGATVVLCPRSNLHIGGVLADVPALLGEGVALALGTDSLASADDLSLWAEMATLHAHFPSLPATVWLSAATRGGAEALCLPACGAIAAGKRPGLLDVLIEDYQQPLESLVRDPQPCLRWMARA
- a CDS encoding sulfatase-like hydrolase/transferase gives rise to the protein MLDADAAADRNERSNRGRVWLAEGALVAAVLLEAFLPARAFGLRLSAPDAAILTGVVASGLAIVRGGYSLLATWLPRRAGLFAAPALLVATVAVVAIGGMWHGPPHYALVTATALGLSSVGFLSWFAAPGAAAWRRLTGALTVAMAFAFILVLVDLNALSLFPRHVPVLAAIIAVTWLAGALAIMPPLPAARARQILSLGGVTATLCLVLAPATTARVAGYLRRQSELGALLAPVSWVRGVSADAYLTWGNDLCPSVPQRPVMVAGRPNGLNVLFITIDTLRRDLYLPAGQTMAAAYPNLAAVAKDGCQYQNVRSVGASTHLAMPALYNGTLAWTTMERPLLSALADRAQMHGRVFGGLWQISKYAGLPDGAGGGDEKTSVTTRIVAEMRLASDEGRPWMLVAHYLTLHLPRKAELLSQFSGDLRPVYAHKLAGLDAELGQLFAAIKARGECDRTAIIITADHGEELNERGYSEHAFHLYDTVLAVPLIARLPGQACLDPQTPLTLLDVGPMLATALGLEVQSSALQGHWPPTPSQPVYAFSTVGGPFMAIIDGNLKTIVDARYGDTEVYDLDADPQEKRDLSAGLTPIIAARLTRAPIPWNPLVPMAQRYRHAGGTEYDVCPGKITPQPARQATVQAAPMSPPRRIQASRL
- a CDS encoding HEAT repeat domain-containing protein, with amino-acid sequence MKLRPFFAIGGFLLIAGQARAESPPVDRLPEPTIAAAGAEGDYLRAIHHQVHRRWAENFIRLAGETLPATDRVNDLTRAVEDELVIGADGQIISTKLTTPSGFAGFDDAVGDVLRDSAPFPKPPVDLLSDDDAVHIRWTFARDQRRCSQLALERAQDPLEIAAPKLLRKNRQAELFNRASAAVAAGLPVESVVGAVAKAWMPANLAGAHPSGRVARALAETGDRAAIKWLQAAVTQPATAGEVGEALSAAKVRVCPLVKKTLGGATVAEQEPAARALKNAGEPDCAPELVKLLQNPKARIEARVAAAVALGPITDDAGHKALAAAAKDDPSPAVRGAAMLAGIRPGAGRGKVVAMVAFLRDPAPDVRAAAAGGIIRAGGDTDLADLYVLFKDNDPRAAESVARELDRVRTEEATKFLVRLLKRPQASVQLLAAQMLIKRHAVSSFAALKPFLDPTTEPTLRARALVAADAPVLAAMANPGDGPGNDPNGAGVAAYRAYLGRGERDLAGAWWVGHAAMLSPDNQTETLLDWIATRDGGAPMARGGGTATAQGYHEK
- a CDS encoding UbiA-like polyprenyltransferase; translated protein: MTAVAGPDDPQRPRATAVGQAVTFGRMIKFSHTIFALPFALAAAAIAARGIGLPLPRLLAITLAMAGARTAAMGFNRIVDRHLDARNPRTAGRELPAGKVSLHAAWALTLSSAALFVGAAAYLGPLCLALSPVALGLLFGYSFTKRFTFLCHLFLGLAIASGPAGAWIAVRGDFTAAPALLMVAVATWIGGFDILYAISDADFDRLAGLHSIPARFGVKSSLLISAALHVLTVAALIALAIVAGLGVPFLIGVGIVLALLIGEHAIVTPNDLSRLNVAFFSLNGYVSVIFLAATLIDIFVR